A section of the Oryza sativa Japonica Group chromosome 1, ASM3414082v1 genome encodes:
- the LOC4326618 gene encoding probable polygalacturonase, producing MGRQRWWLLLAVAAAAAVVVGAGAQETCSDMVPAAPRRGAWMSLASFGGGGGDGRTLSTAAFQAAVASIERRRAPGGALLYVPPGVWLTGPFNLTSHMTLFLARGAVIRATQDTSSWPLIEPLPSYGRGRELPGGRYMSLIHGNGLQDVVITGDNGTIDGQGSAWWDMWKKGTLPFTRPHLLELMNSSDVVVSNVVFQDSPFWNIHPVYCSNVVIRNVTVLAPHDSPNTDGIDPDSSSNVCIEDCYISTGDDLIAIKSGWDEYGMAYGRPSSHITIRRITGSSPFAGFAVGSETSGGVEHVLAEHLNFFSSGFGIHIKTNTGRGGFIRNVTVSDVTLDSVRYGLRIAGDVGGHPDDRYDRNALPVVDGLTIKNVQGQNIREAGSIKGIATSAFSRICLSNVKLNGGAAVRPWKCEAVSGAALDVQPSPCTELTSTSGMSFCTNSL from the exons ATGGGGAGGCAGCGGTGGTGGCTGctgctggcggtggcggcggcggcggcggtcgtcgtCGGTGCCGGGGCGCAGGAGACGTGCTCGGACAtggtgccggcggcgccgcggcgcgggGCGTGGATGTCGCTGGccagcttcggcggcggcggcggcgacgggcggacgCTGAGCACGGCGGCGTTCCAGGCCGCCGTGGCGAGcatcgagcggcggcgcgcgccgggcGGGGCGCTGCTGTACGTGCCGCCCGGGGTGTGGCTCACGGGCCCCTTCAACCTCACCTCCCACATGACGCTCTTCCTCGCGCGCGGCGCCGTCATCCGCGCCACCCAG GATACGTCAAGCTGGCCGCTGATCGAACCATTGCCGTCATATGGGAGAGGGCGTGAGCTTCCCGGTGGAAGATACATGAGTTTGATCCATGGCAATGGCCTTCAGGATGTTGTCATTACAG GCGATAATGGAACTATCGATGGCCAAGGCAGTGCGTGGTGGGACATGTGGAAGAAGGGCACACTACCCTTCACTAGGCCTCACTTACTCGAGCTGATGAACTCTTCTGATGTTGTCGTCTCCAATGTGGTCTTCCAGGATTCGCCGTTTTGGAACATCCATCCTGTTTACTGCAG cAATGTGGTGATAAGAAATGTGACCGTACTAGCTCCACATGACTCACCCAACACTGATGGAATTGATCCAG ATTCCAGCAGCAACGTCTGCATCGAGGACTGCTACATCTCGACAGGAGATGATCTGATCGCCATCAAGAGTGGCTGGGACGAGTACGGCATGGCCTACGGGCGCCCCAGCTCGCACATCACCATCCGCCGGATCACCGGCTCCTCCCCCTTCGCCGGCTTCGCTGTCGGGAGCGAGACGTCCGGCGGCGTGGAGCACGTCCTCGCGGAGCACCTCAACTTCTTCAGCTCGGGGTTCGGCATCCACATCAAGACCAACACCGGCAGGGGAGGGTTCATCCGGAACGTCACCGTCTCCGACGTGACGCTGGACTCCGTCCGCTACGGCCTGAGGATCGCCGGCGATGTCGGCGGGCACCCCGACGACCGCTACGACCGGAACGCGCTCCCCGTCGTGGACGGCCTGACGATCAAGAACGTCCAGGGCCAGAACATCAGGGAGGCAGGGTCGATCAAGGGGATCGCGACGTCGGCCTTCTCCAGGATCTGCCTGTCCAACGTGAAGctcaacggcggcgcggcggtccgGCCGTGGAAGTGCGAGGCCGTCAGCGGGGCGGCGCTCGACGTGCAGCCGTCGCCGTGCACGGAGCTGACCAGCACGTCCGGGATGAGCTTCTGTACAAATTCGCTGTGA
- the LOC4326619 gene encoding polypyrimidine tract-binding protein homolog 1 isoform X3, whose translation MFYTWPLSRSFMASWQATASGTHVFSAFGFVQKIATFEKASGYQALIQFCDTETASSAKAALDGRCIPSYLLPELDVPCTLRINYSAHTVLNVKFQSHRSRDYTNPYLPVAPSAIDGSGPDGKKQEAESNVLLASVENMQYVVTIDVLHEVFSAFGFVQKIAIFEKNSGFQALIQYPDIQTAVAAKEALEGHSIYEGGYCKLHLTFSRHTDLNVKVNNERGRDYTGGNTAPTSNQPSILGPQPVYSGAYNNAPSSATGAVVPPGTTLTPPGAPSHPYTSSEPLPQTPAVPSGGAPLYTSQGILQGPPGVPPAQFPGYGSPQFPPGSAQAQMHQQHPVQGSQQMPGQMNHQPPPGSFMQYPGDGGRPVQDAPGQQAMPFHGHGGGQHLPPGYGGQPQFQQGPRPPMPPQQFPMYGDQQFPPGTGPQMMMPFAGQGGGQQHPFRPYNSH comes from the exons GCCATTGTCACGGAGTTTCATGGCATCCTGGCAGGCTACTGCATCCGGAACacat GTATTTTCTGCTTTTGGCTTTGTTCAAAAGATTGCCACCTTTGAGAAGGCATCTGGTTATCAG GCATTGATACAGTTCTGTGATACTGAAACTGCATCATCTGCCAAAGCTGCTCTGGATGGTAGATGCATTCCTAG CTATTTGCTTCCAGAACTTGATGTGCCTTGCACTTTGAGAATAAATTATTCAGCACATACTGTTCTAAATGTCAAGTTTCAAAGTCACAGGAGTAG AGACTACACTAATCCGTACCTTCCGGTTGCTCCTTCTGCTATAGATGGATCTGGACCG GATGGGAAGAAGCAGGAAGCAGAGAGCAACGTTCTGCTTGCATCTGTTGAGAACATGCAGTATGTTGTTACAATAGATGTGCTTCACGAG GTCTTTTCTGCTTTTGGTTTTGTGCAAAAGATTGCTATCTTTGAGAAGAACTCTGGCTTCCAGGCATTAATCCAGTATCCAG ATATTCAAACCGCAGTTGCAGCAAAAGAAGCATTAGAAGGGCACAGCATCTATGAAGGTGGATATTGCAAGCTTCATCTCACATTTTCGCGCCATACCGATCTTAATGTTAAG GTTAACAATGAGCGTGGTAGAGATTACACTGGAGGGAACACTGCACCGACCAGCAATCAACCTTCCATTCTTGGTCCTCAACCAGTATATTCCGGTGCTTACAACAACGCTCCTTCGTCAGCGACTGGTGCAGTAGTGCCACCAGGGACTACTCTCACTCCACCTGGAGCACCATCTCATCCTTACACATCCAGCGAGCCGCTTCCGCAAACTCCTGCCGTTCCCTCTGGTGGAGCTCCGCTGTACACTAGCCAGGGAATTCTTCAAGGCCCCCCTGGTGTTCCTCCTGCACAATTTCCAGGCTATGGATCTCCACAGTTTCCCCCAGGCTCAGCTCAAGCTCAAATGCATCAACAACATCCAGTCCAGGGAAGCCAGCAGATGCCTGGCCAAATGAACCATCAACCACCTCCAGGATCGTTCATGCAGTACCCTGGCGACGGAGGCCGTCCAGTTCAAGACGCACCTGGGCAACAAGCAATGCCGTTCCATGGCCATGGAGGAGGGCAGCATCTACCTCCAGGCTATGGAGGCCAGCCGCAGTTTCAGCAAGGTCCAAGGCCACCTATGCCGCCGCAGCAGTTTCCGATGTACGGCGACCAGCAGTTTCCTCCTGGTACGGGGCCCCAGATGATGATGCCCTTTGCTGGGCAGGGAGGAGGCCAGCAGCACCCGTTTCGCCCTTATAACAGCCATTAG
- the LOC4326619 gene encoding polypyrimidine tract-binding protein homolog 1 isoform X2, producing the protein MFYTCRPLSRSFMASWQATASGTHVFSAFGFVQKIATFEKASGYQALIQFCDTETASSAKAALDGRCIPSYLLPELDVPCTLRINYSAHTVLNVKFQSHRSRDYTNPYLPVAPSAIDGSGPDGKKQEAESNVLLASVENMQYVVTIDVLHEVFSAFGFVQKIAIFEKNSGFQALIQYPDIQTAVAAKEALEGHSIYEGGYCKLHLTFSRHTDLNVKVNNERGRDYTGGNTAPTSNQPSILGPQPVYSGAYNNAPSSATGAVVPPGTTLTPPGAPSHPYTSSEPLPQTPAVPSGGAPLYTSQGILQGPPGVPPAQFPGYGSPQFPPGSAQAQMHQQHPVQGSQQMPGQMNHQPPPGSFMQYPGDGGRPVQDAPGQQAMPFHGHGGGQHLPPGYGGQPQFQQGPRPPMPPQQFPMYGDQQFPPGTGPQMMMPFAGQGGGQQHPFRPYNSH; encoded by the exons CAGGCCATTGTCACGGAGTTTCATGGCATCCTGGCAGGCTACTGCATCCGGAACacat GTATTTTCTGCTTTTGGCTTTGTTCAAAAGATTGCCACCTTTGAGAAGGCATCTGGTTATCAG GCATTGATACAGTTCTGTGATACTGAAACTGCATCATCTGCCAAAGCTGCTCTGGATGGTAGATGCATTCCTAG CTATTTGCTTCCAGAACTTGATGTGCCTTGCACTTTGAGAATAAATTATTCAGCACATACTGTTCTAAATGTCAAGTTTCAAAGTCACAGGAGTAG AGACTACACTAATCCGTACCTTCCGGTTGCTCCTTCTGCTATAGATGGATCTGGACCG GATGGGAAGAAGCAGGAAGCAGAGAGCAACGTTCTGCTTGCATCTGTTGAGAACATGCAGTATGTTGTTACAATAGATGTGCTTCACGAG GTCTTTTCTGCTTTTGGTTTTGTGCAAAAGATTGCTATCTTTGAGAAGAACTCTGGCTTCCAGGCATTAATCCAGTATCCAG ATATTCAAACCGCAGTTGCAGCAAAAGAAGCATTAGAAGGGCACAGCATCTATGAAGGTGGATATTGCAAGCTTCATCTCACATTTTCGCGCCATACCGATCTTAATGTTAAG GTTAACAATGAGCGTGGTAGAGATTACACTGGAGGGAACACTGCACCGACCAGCAATCAACCTTCCATTCTTGGTCCTCAACCAGTATATTCCGGTGCTTACAACAACGCTCCTTCGTCAGCGACTGGTGCAGTAGTGCCACCAGGGACTACTCTCACTCCACCTGGAGCACCATCTCATCCTTACACATCCAGCGAGCCGCTTCCGCAAACTCCTGCCGTTCCCTCTGGTGGAGCTCCGCTGTACACTAGCCAGGGAATTCTTCAAGGCCCCCCTGGTGTTCCTCCTGCACAATTTCCAGGCTATGGATCTCCACAGTTTCCCCCAGGCTCAGCTCAAGCTCAAATGCATCAACAACATCCAGTCCAGGGAAGCCAGCAGATGCCTGGCCAAATGAACCATCAACCACCTCCAGGATCGTTCATGCAGTACCCTGGCGACGGAGGCCGTCCAGTTCAAGACGCACCTGGGCAACAAGCAATGCCGTTCCATGGCCATGGAGGAGGGCAGCATCTACCTCCAGGCTATGGAGGCCAGCCGCAGTTTCAGCAAGGTCCAAGGCCACCTATGCCGCCGCAGCAGTTTCCGATGTACGGCGACCAGCAGTTTCCTCCTGGTACGGGGCCCCAGATGATGATGCCCTTTGCTGGGCAGGGAGGAGGCCAGCAGCACCCGTTTCGCCCTTATAACAGCCATTAG